In Oryctolagus cuniculus unplaced genomic scaffold, mOryCun1.1 SCAFFOLD_112, whole genome shotgun sequence, the following are encoded in one genomic region:
- the LOC127486969 gene encoding proline-rich nuclear receptor coactivator 2-like, with amino-acid sequence MGGGERYNIPAPQSRNSKNQQQLNRQKTKDQNSQMKIVHKKKERGHGYNSSAATWQAMQNGEKNKNFPNNQNWNTNLSSPSLLFKPQANQNYAGAKLSEPPSPSVLPKPPSHWGPVSFNPSDKEIMTFQLKT; translated from the coding sequence ATGGGTGGTGGAGAGAGGTATAACATTCCAGCCCCTCAGTCTAGAAATAGTAAGAACCAACAGCAGCTTAACAGACAGAAGACCAAGGATCAGAATTCCCAGATGAAGATTGttcataagaaaaaagaaagaggacatGGTTACAACTCATCAGCAGCCACATGGCAAGCCATGCAAAACGGAGAGAAGAACAAAAACTTCCCAAATAATCAAAACTGGAACACGAACTTGTCAAGTCCTAGCTTACTTTTTAAGCCACAAGCCAATCAGAACTATGCTGGAGCCAAACTCAGTGAGCCACCATCACCGAGTGTTCTTCCCAAACCACCTAGCCACTGGGGTCCTGTTTCCTTTAAtccttcagataaagaaataatgacatTTCAACTTAAAACCTGA